In one window of Pseudobythopirellula maris DNA:
- a CDS encoding sensor histidine kinase, which translates to MPHGQAASDSSHDLPEPGRVAELERQVQALRAELLEAQKMTALGELVSTTTHEFNNVLTTILNYAKLGLRHTDEPTRTKALEKIYGAGQRAEKITNSVLGMARNRGAEAAPTDLSALVAETLVLLEREMQKYRVQVETSYETERRSMVIANQIQQVLMNLLTNARQAMPRGGRVIIRVAEDPQAGTVDLVVRDTGEGIPTESLPRIFEKFYSTKSGPDETGKGGAGVGLSACREIIEAHGGRLRVESKVGVGTAFTLKLPVAQETVLAPTPKLGLPISAASNATA; encoded by the coding sequence ATGCCCCATGGCCAGGCGGCTTCTGACTCTTCCCACGATCTGCCCGAGCCGGGGCGTGTCGCCGAGCTGGAGCGGCAGGTGCAGGCGTTGCGGGCCGAGCTGCTCGAGGCGCAGAAGATGACCGCCTTGGGCGAGCTGGTGAGCACCACCACGCACGAGTTCAACAACGTCCTGACGACGATCCTCAACTACGCCAAGCTCGGCCTGCGGCACACCGACGAGCCGACCCGCACCAAGGCGCTGGAGAAGATCTACGGCGCCGGCCAGCGGGCCGAGAAGATCACCAACAGCGTGCTCGGCATGGCCCGCAACCGCGGGGCCGAGGCGGCGCCGACCGACCTGTCGGCCCTGGTGGCCGAGACGCTCGTGCTGCTCGAGCGTGAGATGCAGAAGTACCGCGTCCAGGTCGAAACGTCGTACGAGACCGAGCGGCGGTCGATGGTCATCGCCAACCAGATCCAGCAGGTGCTGATGAACCTGCTGACGAACGCCCGCCAGGCGATGCCGCGCGGCGGGCGGGTGATCATCCGCGTCGCCGAGGACCCGCAGGCCGGCACGGTCGACCTGGTGGTGCGCGACACGGGCGAGGGGATCCCGACCGAGAGTTTGCCGCGGATCTTCGAGAAGTTCTACAGCACGAAATCGGGCCCCGACGAGACGGGCAAAGGGGGCGCCGGCGTGGGGCTTTCTGCTTGTCGCGAGATCATCGAGGCCCACGGCGGCCGGCTGCGGGTGGAGAGCAAGGTGGGGGTCGGCACGGCGTTCACACTCAAGCTGCCCGTGGCTCAAGAAACGGTGCTCGCGCCGACGCCGAAGCTGGGGCTGCCGATCTCGGCGGCGAGCAACGCCACGGCGTGA
- the nadD gene encoding nicotinate-nucleotide adenylyltransferase encodes MRLGLFGGSFDPVHRGHLLLAECCMEQGGLDRVWFVPSAVQPHKPGGPVAGDADRVRMLRLALEGRPGMEVSTLEVERGEVSYSVDTLREIRRQLPDAELFFLMGADTLHDLPTWRGPAEVLALATPMVVCRPGEPEPDFGVLSGLVGGDRLAAIAASRVAMPATEVSSSDLRRRIAVGEPWREMTDAAVADDIEAHKLYGLGNREQ; translated from the coding sequence ATGCGTCTCGGCTTGTTCGGCGGCAGCTTCGACCCGGTGCACCGCGGCCATCTGCTGCTGGCCGAGTGCTGCATGGAGCAGGGCGGGCTCGATCGCGTGTGGTTCGTTCCGTCGGCCGTGCAGCCCCACAAGCCCGGCGGGCCCGTGGCGGGCGACGCCGACCGTGTGCGGATGCTGAGGCTGGCCCTTGAGGGGCGTCCCGGCATGGAGGTCTCGACCCTTGAGGTCGAGCGCGGTGAGGTGAGCTACTCGGTCGACACCCTGCGGGAGATCCGCCGTCAACTGCCCGACGCCGAGCTGTTCTTCTTAATGGGCGCCGACACGCTGCACGATCTGCCAACGTGGCGAGGGCCCGCCGAGGTGCTCGCCCTGGCGACGCCGATGGTGGTCTGCCGCCCCGGCGAGCCGGAGCCCGACTTCGGCGTGCTGAGCGGCCTGGTGGGCGGCGACCGGCTGGCCGCGATCGCGGCCAGCCGGGTCGCGATGCCCGCCACCGAGGTGAGCAGCAGCGACCTGCGTCGCCGCATCGCGGTGGGCGAGCCGTGGCGAGAGATGACGGACGCCGCGGTGGCCGACGACATCGAGGCTCACAAACTGTACGGGTTGGGCAACCGCGAACAGTGA
- the priA gene encoding replication restart helicase PriA, producing MAAQQSLFADDPPDWEQDAAGEALTATVVMAGAGGGAAGEFDYLVPDQLADPRNPETRAEPGRRVLVPFGRGDRRLSAYCVAVGVKPRGARRLKSLLEVLDPAPLISESMLRLARWMAEYYLTPLGQVLETVLPAGVRGAAGTREVTLLSVPTAVAARLTRLELPEKQRRALESLAASTKPLSPPQLAKLADCTTAPINALRKKGLVESRVERLDTAQADELLAPTVERQQPKQLNKDQAHTLATILAALEAPQSQTVLIHGVTGSGKTEVYIQAIERVVGFGRQAIVLVPEISLTPQTVGRFRERFDHIAVLHSHQSDVERHRQWRRIAAGEIQVVVGARSAVFAPTPHLGLIVIDEEHETSFKQDTAPRYHAREVARRRAEAARAPLVLSSATPSLEAWVRADGPDPDALLASMPRRVGGLPMPDVRTIDLVQEAHGRGGRGAISRPLSQAIHASLEDRGQVILLLNRRGFSTHVRCPSCGYLLECPHCETALTFHRDTNVALCHWCDYREPPPRICPDCKSAGVNYHGLGTQKLEAEVRARFPSANVLRMDTDTMRSPGSHERALDAFRRGEVQVLLGTQMIAKGLDFPNVTLVGVINADSALHWPDFRASERTFQLVTQVAGRTGRGERGGRVMVQTFEPGHPAIAAAVRHDYAAFAAGELPEREALGYPPYGSVVRMIARGENAKLVEALLAKAADTIRRHGEEFDAMGPAHALRVIGPAPAPLEKLRGEYRFHLLVRSRDGAALHRVMQRVAAELEAPDGVRWVVDVDPVDMM from the coding sequence TTGGCCGCCCAGCAGAGCCTGTTCGCAGACGACCCGCCCGACTGGGAGCAAGACGCCGCCGGCGAGGCGCTCACGGCGACCGTGGTGATGGCGGGCGCCGGCGGCGGAGCGGCGGGCGAGTTCGACTACCTCGTGCCCGACCAGCTGGCCGATCCGCGCAACCCCGAGACACGGGCCGAGCCGGGCCGCCGGGTGCTGGTGCCGTTCGGCCGCGGCGACCGGCGGCTCTCGGCCTACTGCGTGGCGGTCGGCGTGAAACCGCGCGGCGCCAGGCGGCTGAAGTCGCTGCTCGAGGTGCTCGACCCGGCGCCGCTCATCAGCGAATCGATGCTCCGCCTCGCCCGCTGGATGGCCGAGTACTATCTGACGCCCTTGGGCCAGGTGCTCGAAACCGTGCTGCCGGCCGGCGTGCGCGGCGCGGCCGGCACGCGCGAGGTCACGCTGCTGAGCGTGCCTACGGCCGTGGCGGCCCGGCTCACGCGGCTCGAGTTGCCCGAGAAGCAGCGGCGCGCCCTCGAATCGCTCGCCGCTAGCACCAAGCCGCTCTCGCCGCCGCAGCTCGCCAAGCTGGCCGACTGCACCACGGCGCCGATCAACGCCCTCAGGAAGAAGGGGCTCGTCGAGTCGCGCGTCGAGCGGCTCGACACGGCGCAAGCCGACGAGCTGCTCGCCCCCACGGTCGAACGCCAGCAGCCCAAGCAGCTCAACAAGGACCAGGCCCACACGCTCGCCACGATCCTCGCGGCCCTCGAGGCGCCGCAAAGCCAAACGGTGCTGATCCACGGCGTTACGGGCAGCGGCAAGACCGAGGTCTACATCCAGGCGATCGAGCGCGTGGTCGGCTTCGGCCGGCAGGCGATCGTGCTCGTACCGGAGATCAGCCTCACGCCGCAGACCGTCGGCCGGTTCCGCGAGCGGTTCGACCACATCGCCGTGCTGCACAGCCACCAGAGCGACGTCGAACGCCACCGCCAGTGGCGGCGGATCGCGGCGGGCGAGATCCAAGTGGTGGTCGGCGCCCGCAGCGCGGTCTTCGCCCCCACGCCGCACCTGGGGCTGATCGTCATCGACGAGGAGCACGAGACCTCGTTCAAGCAAGACACGGCGCCACGCTACCACGCCCGCGAAGTCGCCCGCCGGCGGGCCGAGGCCGCCCGGGCGCCGCTAGTGCTCTCCAGCGCCACGCCGTCGCTCGAGGCGTGGGTGCGGGCCGACGGGCCCGACCCCGACGCCCTGCTCGCCTCGATGCCGCGGCGCGTCGGCGGCCTGCCGATGCCCGACGTACGCACCATCGACCTGGTGCAAGAGGCTCACGGCCGCGGCGGCCGCGGCGCCATCAGCCGGCCGCTCTCCCAGGCGATCCACGCCTCGCTCGAAGACCGCGGCCAGGTGATCCTGCTGCTCAACCGCCGCGGGTTCTCGACCCACGTCCGCTGCCCGTCGTGCGGTTACCTCTTGGAGTGCCCGCACTGCGAGACGGCGCTCACGTTCCACCGCGACACGAACGTGGCCCTCTGCCACTGGTGCGACTACCGCGAGCCGCCGCCGAGGATCTGCCCCGACTGCAAGTCGGCAGGCGTGAACTACCACGGCCTCGGCACGCAGAAGCTCGAGGCGGAGGTGCGGGCCCGGTTCCCGAGCGCCAACGTCCTGAGGATGGACACCGACACGATGCGCTCCCCCGGCAGCCACGAGCGGGCGCTCGACGCCTTCCGCCGCGGCGAGGTGCAGGTGCTCTTGGGCACGCAGATGATCGCCAAGGGTCTCGACTTCCCGAACGTCACGCTCGTGGGCGTGATCAACGCCGACTCGGCGCTGCATTGGCCCGACTTCCGCGCCAGCGAGCGGACCTTCCAGCTCGTCACCCAAGTGGCCGGCCGCACGGGGCGCGGCGAGCGCGGCGGGCGGGTGATGGTGCAGACCTTCGAGCCGGGCCACCCGGCCATCGCCGCCGCGGTGCGGCACGACTACGCCGCGTTCGCCGCCGGCGAGCTGCCCGAACGCGAGGCGCTCGGCTACCCCCCGTACGGCTCGGTGGTGCGGATGATCGCCCGCGGCGAGAACGCCAAGCTTGTCGAGGCGCTGCTCGCCAAGGCGGCCGACACGATCCGCCGCCACGGCGAGGAGTTCGACGCCATGGGCCCCGCTCACGCGCTGCGGGTGATCGGCCCCGCGCCGGCGCCGCTGGAGAAGCTGCGCGGCGAGTACCGCTTCCACTTGCTCGTGCGCAGCCGCGACGGCGCGGCGTTGCACCGGGTGATGCAACGCGTGGCGGCGGAGCTCGAAGCGCCCGACGGGGTGCGGTGGGTCGTTGACGTCGACCCGGTCGACATGATGTGA
- a CDS encoding TlpA family protein disulfide reductase → MSKLMHLQTYIVASYCLLVVFSCLLLAAVALLGTAAFEWKTPLRNRRLKTSCGLFLAALVVLALPRVLFAFVEFSQGMTKEMYEKNRTEMDSRASETSHVGLGEFAPDFSIEVDDGTSFTLSGHRGSVVLVNFFRTDCGPCNLEFPVLQEIWEKHGSRDDFGMIAISRGETMEAVTSFKSANKLTLPTAVDDNSSIYDQYAPAHIPRTYLVSRDGTIGFQTMGFMSDYKYDGDSEQLRTTVANALAKGQ, encoded by the coding sequence GTGAGCAAGCTCATGCACCTTCAAACGTACATCGTCGCTTCCTACTGCCTCCTGGTTGTTTTTTCCTGCTTGCTGTTGGCCGCAGTCGCGTTGCTCGGTACGGCGGCTTTCGAATGGAAAACACCTTTGAGAAATCGACGCCTCAAGACTTCCTGTGGGCTATTCCTCGCAGCTTTAGTAGTCCTGGCATTGCCTAGAGTACTATTTGCGTTTGTTGAATTCTCCCAAGGGATGACGAAGGAGATGTACGAGAAGAATCGCACCGAAATGGACAGCAGAGCATCCGAAACATCCCATGTAGGCCTTGGGGAATTCGCTCCAGATTTTTCCATTGAGGTGGACGATGGCACGTCCTTCACGCTGTCTGGGCACAGAGGATCGGTCGTCCTCGTCAACTTCTTCAGGACTGATTGTGGGCCATGTAATCTAGAGTTCCCTGTGTTGCAGGAGATCTGGGAGAAGCACGGCAGCCGAGATGACTTCGGCATGATTGCAATAAGCCGTGGCGAAACGATGGAGGCCGTCACCTCGTTCAAAAGTGCAAACAAGCTCACGCTGCCTACTGCGGTTGATGATAACAGCTCTATCTACGATCAGTACGCTCCGGCGCACATTCCTCGAACTTACCTCGTGTCACGCGATGGAACGATAGGCTTCCAAACAATGGGGTTTATGAGTGACTACAAGTACGACGGGGACTCAGAACAGTTGCGCACGACTGTCGCGAATGCCTTAGCTAAAGGTCAGTAA
- a CDS encoding 4'-phosphopantetheinyl transferase family protein has protein sequence MNRPPGDADGVSPPPLSPRQPLPLLPLPLLPLKLPGLEAPGVALALADIGSPDEDAWRTLRDAWLTAAERAEHATRGVPARRREWLAGRVLVKQLAIGHQLAASPQDCELRVDAKGRPRLALSEAGAWRDDGRHDCSISHKNTTAGPVALACLAPEPGQRLGVDIEEVSPRLVKLRAMFEGPEDRLLGEPSPEQRLTTLWALKEAAAKVIGLGVGVGLTTVACQETAPGEHRIVIGDREMTARTADWRGCVVVLASAPSDRLL, from the coding sequence ATGAACAGACCACCGGGCGACGCCGATGGCGTGTCGCCGCCGCCACTGTCGCCGCGGCAGCCCCTGCCGTTGCTGCCTCTGCCGTTGCTGCCTCTAAAGCTCCCGGGGCTCGAAGCGCCCGGCGTTGCGCTGGCGCTGGCCGATATCGGCAGCCCCGACGAGGACGCCTGGCGCACCTTGCGCGACGCCTGGCTCACCGCCGCCGAGCGCGCGGAGCACGCCACGCGCGGCGTGCCAGCCCGTCGCCGCGAGTGGCTCGCCGGCCGCGTGCTGGTCAAGCAGCTGGCGATCGGCCACCAGTTGGCCGCCTCGCCGCAAGACTGCGAGCTGCGCGTCGATGCGAAGGGCCGCCCCCGGCTGGCGCTGAGCGAAGCCGGCGCGTGGCGCGACGACGGCCGCCACGACTGCTCGATCTCGCACAAGAACACGACCGCCGGCCCGGTCGCCCTGGCGTGCCTGGCGCCCGAGCCGGGCCAGCGGCTCGGCGTCGACATCGAAGAGGTCTCGCCGCGGCTCGTCAAGCTCCGCGCGATGTTCGAAGGCCCCGAAGACCGCCTGCTCGGCGAACCATCCCCCGAGCAACGCCTCACCACGCTCTGGGCCCTCAAAGAGGCGGCCGCCAAGGTCATCGGCCTCGGCGTCGGCGTCGGCCTCACCACGGTCGCCTGCCAAGAGACCGCCCCCGGCGAGCACCGCATCGTCATCGGCGACCGAGAAATGACAGCCCGCACAGCCGACTGGCGCGGCTGCGTCGTAGTCCTCGCTTCGGCGCCGAGCGATCGTCTGCTCTGA
- a CDS encoding HAMP domain-containing protein, producing MAAKQQRKKQFVDPVVQGALIAQAVRYWFVSLAMVGMLAMIGWTMATPGFATLANDPATMSAVLSTVAFAALAAVVVCPIALYDLMRMSHRFTGPMLRLRRVMRQSAAGDRVAPIRFRKGDFWHELAEAFNGMQGRINELEARLAEAESRPSSDGLEPHESELQAVG from the coding sequence ATGGCTGCGAAGCAACAGCGTAAGAAACAATTCGTCGACCCCGTGGTCCAAGGGGCGCTCATCGCCCAGGCCGTGCGGTACTGGTTCGTCAGCCTGGCGATGGTCGGCATGCTGGCCATGATCGGTTGGACGATGGCGACGCCCGGATTCGCCACGCTCGCGAACGACCCGGCGACCATGTCGGCCGTGCTCTCCACGGTCGCGTTCGCCGCCCTGGCGGCGGTGGTCGTCTGCCCCATCGCGCTCTACGACCTGATGCGCATGTCGCACCGCTTCACCGGGCCGATGCTGCGTCTGCGGCGCGTGATGCGTCAGAGCGCCGCCGGCGACCGCGTCGCCCCCATCCGCTTCCGCAAGGGCGACTTCTGGCACGAGTTGGCCGAGGCCTTCAACGGCATGCAAGGACGGATCAACGAACTCGAGGCCCGCCTCGCCGAGGCCGAGAGCCGACCGAGCAGCGACGGCCTGGAGCCCCATGAGAGCGAGCTGCAAGCGGTCGGCTGA
- a CDS encoding serine hydrolase domain-containing protein, translating into MLTRLILLFLAFLPVASARAIDRAEVERLAQPLIDAGLLVGCTIGVVDDDGVRFFAFGEMEKGAGVAPDEHTVYEVGSFTKALTGTLLADAQLRGLLSEGDTLSAHTPEGIKVPELGEPITLAHLATHTSGLPRLPPSMTSFKSLLFLDALDPYAGFTRERVWGDLAKTKPARPPGEDEYSNFGMGVLGLVLERATDKSYEELLVERLCAPLGMSDTRVALTDSMRERFAPPYDADLTPNGAWNLGGLTAAGGVRSTAADLVKLVEAALAGDGSETPAATAALRDAMRVRHDNGREGAAAAIGLAWFRSSDSNAWWHNGMTGGYASSVSLAPEEGCGVVVLANTAAAGVTPLGEKLLQAARGERPEPIELPEMVEVDPELLASYEGTYMITPLAWVVVRQDDRGLTAQLTAQPALRLHAASPTEFRYRVVPARITFGDPAAPAEDDVQSLKTLTLHQNGMELRAVRMPIK; encoded by the coding sequence ATGCTGACACGTTTGATCCTGCTGTTTCTCGCTTTCCTGCCAGTCGCGTCCGCCAGGGCGATCGACCGCGCCGAGGTCGAGCGCCTCGCCCAGCCCCTGATCGACGCCGGCTTACTCGTCGGCTGCACGATCGGTGTCGTCGACGACGACGGCGTGCGGTTCTTCGCTTTCGGCGAGATGGAAAAGGGCGCGGGCGTCGCGCCCGACGAGCACACGGTCTACGAGGTCGGCTCGTTCACCAAGGCGCTCACCGGCACGCTGCTGGCCGACGCCCAGCTGCGTGGTCTGCTGAGTGAGGGCGATACGCTCAGCGCCCACACGCCCGAAGGGATCAAGGTACCCGAGCTCGGCGAGCCGATCACGCTCGCCCATCTGGCGACCCACACCTCGGGCCTGCCGCGTTTGCCGCCGAGCATGACGAGCTTCAAGAGCCTGCTGTTTCTCGACGCCCTCGACCCGTACGCCGGCTTCACCCGCGAGCGGGTCTGGGGCGACTTGGCGAAGACCAAGCCCGCCCGGCCTCCCGGCGAAGACGAGTACTCGAATTTCGGCATGGGAGTGCTCGGCCTCGTGCTGGAGCGGGCTACCGACAAATCTTACGAAGAGCTGCTCGTCGAGCGGCTGTGCGCGCCGCTCGGCATGAGCGACACGCGCGTCGCGCTCACCGACTCGATGCGCGAGCGTTTCGCGCCGCCGTACGACGCCGACCTCACACCCAACGGCGCCTGGAACCTGGGCGGCCTCACCGCGGCGGGAGGCGTCCGCTCGACGGCGGCCGACCTCGTCAAGCTGGTTGAAGCGGCCTTGGCCGGCGACGGATCCGAAACGCCCGCCGCCACGGCCGCCCTCCGCGACGCGATGCGCGTGCGGCACGACAACGGCCGCGAGGGCGCGGCGGCGGCGATTGGCCTCGCCTGGTTCCGATCGAGCGACTCCAACGCCTGGTGGCACAACGGCATGACCGGCGGCTACGCCAGTTCGGTCAGCCTGGCGCCCGAGGAGGGCTGCGGCGTGGTGGTGCTCGCCAACACGGCCGCCGCGGGCGTCACCCCGCTCGGCGAGAAGCTGCTCCAAGCCGCTCGCGGCGAACGCCCCGAGCCGATCGAGCTGCCCGAGATGGTGGAGGTCGATCCCGAGCTGCTCGCCTCGTACGAGGGGACCTACATGATCACGCCGCTCGCCTGGGTCGTTGTCCGCCAAGACGACCGCGGCCTCACCGCCCAGCTGACCGCCCAGCCCGCCCTCAGGCTGCACGCCGCCTCGCCGACCGAGTTCCGGTACCGCGTGGTCCCGGCCCGGATCACCTTCGGCGACCCGGCCGCCCCCGCAGAGGACGACGTGCAAAGCCTCAAAACCCTCACACTCCATCAAAACGGCATGGAGTTGCGGGCGGTGCGGATGCCGATCAAGTGA
- a CDS encoding DUF6807 domain-containing protein codes for MTRLLCLLSLLLVALNSHAAERAVMSVSQEDDGVTVMADGEVFARCLERSGTRPVVWPLNGPTGEAMTRSYPVGAPGPHEHVDHNHHRSLWWGYEGVNGFDFWHEPTPQRDRHYPIGTQQHREWVRADTTGEVATVGSRNDWINPAGDVVACDQRLMEFGVENLGTPQETRWIDCRLRLWSPKGPLVIGDTKEGFFAVRVPGTMKNDAKMGGSFVNNHGQKNGESWGRRASWADYSGPATEGGERVGLAILVHPSSYNPEPRWHSREYGLFAANPIGVKPYLGGKTAEEKQAAASEPGKLELAEGKPLKLRYMVLLHHGGADTIDLEAEFEKYSKLD; via the coding sequence ATGACCCGCCTCCTCTGCTTGCTGTCGCTGCTTCTGGTTGCCCTCAATTCCCACGCCGCCGAGCGGGCCGTCATGTCGGTCTCGCAGGAGGACGACGGCGTGACGGTCATGGCCGACGGCGAGGTCTTCGCCCGTTGCCTGGAGCGCAGCGGCACGCGGCCGGTCGTTTGGCCGCTCAACGGCCCGACGGGCGAGGCGATGACGCGTTCCTACCCCGTCGGCGCCCCCGGCCCGCACGAGCACGTCGACCACAACCACCACCGCTCGCTGTGGTGGGGCTACGAGGGGGTGAATGGCTTCGACTTCTGGCACGAGCCAACCCCGCAGCGCGACCGCCACTACCCGATCGGCACGCAGCAGCACCGCGAGTGGGTGCGGGCCGACACGACCGGCGAGGTCGCCACCGTCGGCTCGCGCAACGACTGGATCAACCCTGCGGGCGACGTGGTCGCCTGCGACCAGCGGCTGATGGAGTTTGGCGTCGAGAACCTCGGCACGCCCCAAGAAACGCGCTGGATCGACTGCCGGCTGAGGCTGTGGTCGCCCAAGGGCCCGCTGGTGATCGGCGACACGAAGGAAGGCTTCTTCGCCGTGCGGGTGCCGGGAACGATGAAGAACGACGCCAAGATGGGCGGCTCGTTCGTCAACAACCACGGCCAGAAGAACGGCGAGTCGTGGGGCCGGCGGGCCAGCTGGGCCGACTACAGCGGCCCGGCGACCGAGGGGGGCGAGCGTGTCGGGCTCGCTATCCTGGTCCACCCGTCCAGCTACAATCCGGAGCCGCGCTGGCACTCGCGTGAGTACGGCCTGTTCGCCGCCAACCCGATCGGCGTGAAGCCCTACCTCGGCGGCAAGACGGCCGAGGAGAAGCAAGCCGCCGCCAGCGAGCCGGGCAAGCTCGAGCTCGCCGAAGGCAAGCCCCTGAAGCTCCGCTACATGGTGCTGCTGCACCACGGCGGCGCCGACACGATCGATCTCGAGGCGGAGTTCGAAAAATACTCCAAGCTCGACTGA
- a CDS encoding glycoside hydrolase family 28 protein: MVVTCRVLNSLLVAVALLLVANAPEARAADAVAVGWDSAPDILAAIEEPTFPDNDFVITDDAYEGGAEPGGETDCLPAIKAAIKACNAAGGGRVVIPAGEWFVKGPIHLLSNVNLHAEAGAKVQFSNEPNDFLPPVLTRFEGTEVYTYSPPLYALDQENIAITGGGVFDGGADDDHWWTWKRERGDINKLREQAESNVAPEKRVFGEGNTLRVNFVQPYRCHKVLLEGYTLNRSPMWCQNPVLCTSVTVRGVTVESHGPNNDGCNPEACDGVLIEDCVFDTGDDCIAIKSGRNADGRRIGTPSKNIVVRNCTMRDGHGGVVLGSEMSGGIENVFVEDCYMSSPNLERAIRLKSNSMRGGYLRNMHVRNVEVGEVSDAVFRINLVYDQPETGPHVPHVSNVTLENVTSKKSKRALHLVGLPDAPITGLTLRNCTFAGAKQPSLIEHVEDLSLENFSMPK; the protein is encoded by the coding sequence ATGGTTGTGACTTGTCGCGTGCTGAACTCACTCTTGGTTGCCGTTGCTTTGTTGCTGGTGGCGAACGCCCCCGAGGCCCGAGCGGCTGACGCCGTCGCCGTTGGCTGGGATTCGGCGCCGGATATCCTCGCCGCGATCGAGGAGCCGACCTTCCCGGACAACGACTTCGTCATCACCGACGACGCCTACGAAGGGGGCGCCGAGCCGGGCGGCGAGACCGACTGCCTGCCGGCCATCAAGGCCGCGATCAAGGCGTGCAACGCCGCGGGCGGCGGCCGCGTGGTGATCCCGGCGGGCGAGTGGTTCGTCAAAGGGCCGATCCACCTGCTCAGCAATGTGAACCTGCACGCCGAGGCGGGCGCCAAGGTGCAGTTCAGCAACGAGCCGAACGACTTCCTGCCGCCGGTGCTCACCCGCTTCGAGGGGACCGAGGTCTACACCTACTCGCCGCCGCTCTACGCCTTGGACCAAGAGAACATCGCCATCACCGGCGGCGGCGTGTTCGACGGCGGCGCCGACGACGACCACTGGTGGACCTGGAAACGCGAGCGGGGCGACATCAACAAACTGCGCGAGCAGGCCGAGAGCAACGTGGCCCCCGAGAAACGGGTCTTCGGCGAGGGGAACACCCTGCGGGTGAACTTCGTGCAGCCCTACCGCTGCCACAAGGTGCTGCTCGAGGGCTACACGCTCAACCGCTCGCCGATGTGGTGCCAGAACCCGGTCCTCTGCACGAGCGTCACGGTGCGTGGCGTCACCGTCGAGAGCCACGGCCCTAACAACGACGGCTGCAACCCCGAGGCGTGCGACGGCGTGCTGATCGAGGATTGCGTGTTCGACACGGGCGACGACTGCATCGCGATCAAGTCGGGCCGCAACGCCGACGGCCGCCGCATCGGCACGCCGAGCAAGAACATCGTGGTCCGCAACTGCACGATGCGCGACGGCCACGGCGGCGTGGTGCTCGGCAGCGAGATGTCGGGCGGCATCGAGAACGTGTTCGTCGAAGACTGCTACATGAGCAGCCCGAACCTGGAGCGGGCGATCCGGCTGAAGAGCAACTCGATGCGCGGCGGTTACCTCCGCAACATGCACGTCCGCAACGTCGAGGTCGGCGAGGTGAGCGACGCCGTGTTCCGCATCAATCTCGTCTACGACCAGCCGGAGACCGGCCCCCACGTGCCGCATGTGAGCAACGTGACGCTCGAGAACGTCACGTCGAAGAAGAGCAAGCGGGCGCTCCACCTGGTCGGCCTGCCCGACGCGCCGATCACGGGCCTGACGCTCCGCAACTGCACGTTCGCCGGCGCCAAGCAGCCGAGCCTCATCGAGCACGTTGAGGACCTGTCGCTCGAGAATTTCTCGATGCCGAAGTGA